The following proteins come from a genomic window of Triticum aestivum cultivar Chinese Spring chromosome 6A, IWGSC CS RefSeq v2.1, whole genome shotgun sequence:
- the LOC123128931 gene encoding bidirectional sugar transporter SWEET13: MGGLSMEHPWAFAFGLLGNVISFSSLLAPIPTFYRIFKSKSTEGFQSVPYVVALFSAMLWIFYALVKTGEGLLISINAAGCVIETVYIVMYLVYAPRKAKIFTAKIVVLLNITGFGLIFLLTLFAFHGETRVVSLGWICVGFSVCVFVAPLSIIGRVIKTKSVEYMPFTLSLTLTLSAIVWFLYGLLIKDKYVALPNILGFTFGVIQMVLYVFYMNKTPVASEVKEGKEAWKAPAEDHVVVINVGKTDKGSCAEVRPVTEMASAVDVPRRCAAEAAAAPGVDFARSVDVV; encoded by the exons ATGGGTGGCCTATCCATGGAGCACCCTTGGGCATTCGCCTTCGGCCTACTAG GCAACGTGATCTCTTTCTCAAGCCTCCTGGCCCCGAT ACCAACATTCTACCGGATCTTCAAGAGCAAATCCACGGAGGGGTTCCAGTCGGTGCCCTACGTCGTGGCCCTGTTCAGCGCGATGCTGTGGATCTTCTACGCACTGGTGAAGACCGGTGAGGGCCTCCTCATCAGCATCAACGCTGCCGGCTGCGTCATCGAGACCGTCTACATCGTCATGTACCTCGTGTACGCCCCTAGGAAGGCCAAGATTTTCACAGCAAAGATCGTTGTCCTCCTCAACATCACCGGCTTCGGGCTCATCTTCCTCCTCACCCTCTTCGCCTTCCACGGTGAGACACGCGTCGTCTCACTCGGCTGGATCTGCGTCGGCTTCTCCGTCTGCGTCTTCGTTGCCCCACTCAGCATCATC GGACGAGTCATCAAGACCAAGAGTGTGGAGTACATGCCCTTCACGCTCTCCCTCACGCTCACCCTCAGCGCAATCGTCTGGTTCCTCTACGGCCTGCTCATCAAGGACAAATACGTCGCG CTCCCAAACATCCTTGGCTTCACCTTCGGGGTGATCCAGATGGTCCTCTACGTGTTCTACATGAACAAGACGCCGGTGGCAAGCGAGGTCAAGGAGGGGAAAGAGGCATGGAAGGCGCCCGCAGAGGACCACGTCGTCGTGATCAACGTCGGCAAGACGGACAAGGGCTCGTGCGCCGAGGTGCGCCCGGTCACCGAGATGGCCAGCGCCGTCGACGTCCCCAGGAGATGCGctgctgaggcggcggcggcgccgggggtGGACTTTGCCCGTTCTGTCGACGTGGTCTAG